One Ricinus communis isolate WT05 ecotype wild-type chromosome 1, ASM1957865v1, whole genome shotgun sequence DNA window includes the following coding sequences:
- the LOC8285855 gene encoding protein RESISTANCE TO PHYTOPHTHORA 1, chloroplastic translates to MNSLVSSSFCNYHITKLPLTSTRFRCRHSLCNTHLSIKNLKVRANTNEVDTQIAAEESEQELKLEEKLNETSKVSSSSSSTVPALDIDKDLKKAVQKTAATFAPRASTATKNPAVPGTALYTVFEVQGYASMLLGGALSFNLIFPSNEPDIWRLMGMWSIWMFTIPSLRARDCSKNEKEALNYLFLLIPLLNVTIPFFLKSFAVVWSADTMAFFAMYAWKLGWLQRRE, encoded by the exons ATGAACTCGCTGGTTTCATCCTCTTTCTGCAACTATCACATTACAAAGCTTCCATTAACAAGCACAAGATTCAGATGTAGACATAGTTTATGCAACACCCATTTATCCATCAAGAACTTGAAAGTAAGAGCAAATACAAATGAAGTAGATACACAGATAGCAGCAGAGGAGTCAGAACAAGAACTAAAACTAGaagaaaaactaaatgaaACAAGTAAAGtctcctcctcctcttcttctacGGTCCCTGCACTCGACATTGACAAAGACCTCAAAAAG GCTGTTCAAAAAACTGCGGCAACTTTTGCACCCAGAGCTTCCACAGCCACCAAAAATCCTGCAGTACCAGGGACTGCCTTGTACACAGTCTTTGAGGTTCAAGGCTATGCCTCAATGTTGTTAGGTGGAGCTCTTTCTTTCAATCTCATTTTCCCATCAAATGAGCCAGACATCTGGAGATTGATGGGAATGTGGTCCATTTGGATGTTCA CAATTCCTTCTTTGCGCGCTAGAGACTGCTCCAAGAACGAGAAAGAAGCTCTTAACTATCTATTTCTCCTGATCCCTCTGCTCAATGTTACAATCCCCTTCTTCTTGAAGTCCTTTGCCGTTGTATGGTCCGCGGATACTATGGCCTTCTTTGCAATGTATGCATGGAAG TTGGGATGGCTCCAGAGAAGAGAGTAA
- the LOC8285856 gene encoding transcription termination factor MTERF4, chloroplastic isoform X1, which yields MLLSSAQVLKEFLISVILSLFFFFFFFRRERYWEFEEPGGISYFEQISCADKQHMLKMGSYAGITRPSFLLVHSDLPILIYGKPKLKSVLPLGIPRDNTRRMSLITKIRCSIAERTFKSSSTDSSTPKMKNVRLGRKQRGSSSLYTSPSLLDMKNNKIANRAKVYEFLQSIGIVPDELDGLELPVTVEVMRERVDFLHQLGLTIEDINNYPLVLGCSVKKNMIPVLDYLGKLGVRKSSFTEFLRRYPQVLHASVVVDLAPVVKYLQGMDIKPNDIPRVLEKYPEVMGFKLEGTMSTSVAYLVGIGVARREIGGILTRYPEILGMRVGRVIKPFVEYLESLGIPRLAVARLIEKRPYILGFELQERVIPNVETLLKFNVSKATLPSVVAQYPEIIGLDLEPKLLRQQSLLHSVIELGPEEFARVVEKMPQVISLSRIPIVKHVDFLKECGFSMQQVREMVVRCPHVLALNIDIMKLCFDYFKMEMKRPLDDLVIFPAFFTYGLESTIKPRHKIVAKKELKCSLSWLLNCSDDKFEQRMDYETIDMEEMEMPSFDMNNFMEPRSDETDSEYEDDSEDEDI from the exons ATGCTTTTGTCATCAGCCCaagttttaaaagaatttctgATTTCTGTGATAttatcactttttttttttttttttttctttcgtCGAGAACGATACTGGGAATTTGAAGAACCCGGAGGCATATCTTACTTCGAACAAATTTCGTGTGCAG ATAAGCAACATATGCTGAAGATGGGAAGCTATGCTGGCATTACCAGACCCAGTTTTTTGCTTGTACATTCAGATTTACCCATTCTTATATATGGTAAACCAAAGTTAAAATCTGTGCTACCTCTTGGCATTCCTAGGGACAACACAAGGAGGATGAGCTTGATTACGAAAATTCGGTGTTCAATTGCTGAGAGAACATTCAAATCAAGTTCTACAGATTCATCTACGCccaaaatgaaaaatgttCGTTTGGGTCGGAAGCAAAGAGGTTCCTCATCCCTATATACTAGTCCTAGTTTGCtagatatgaaaaataacaagatAGCAAATCGCGCCAAGGTTTATGAATTCTTACAGAGTATTGGTATTGTCCCTGATGAGCTTGATGGGTTAGAACTTCCTGTCACGGTTGAGGTCATGAGGGAACGTGTGGATTTCCTCCATCAATTAGGTCTTACTATCGAAGACATTAACAACTATCCTCTTGTTCTTGGCTGCAGTGTGAAAAAGAACATGATTCCTGTCCTTGACTATCTTGGCAAATTGGGTGTTAGGAAATCCTCTTTCACAGAGTTCTTGAGAAGATACCCACAAGTGCTTCATGCTAGTGTCGTTGTAGACCTTGCTCCAGTGGTCAAGTATCTTCAAGGGATGGATATTAAACCAAATGATATTCCTCGGGTGCTTGAGAAATACCCAGAAGTTATGGGGTTCAAGCTTGAAGGAACCATGAGCACATCAGTGGCTTATTTGGTTGGAATTGGAGTGGCAAGGAGAGAAATTGGAGGTATTTTAACTAGATACCCTGAGATTTTGGGTATGCGAGTTGGCCGAGTAATCAAGCCTTTTGTTGAGTATCTTGAAAGTTTGGGTATTCCTAGACTAGCTGTAGCTAGACTGATAGAAAAACGGCCATACATCCTTGGGTTTGAATTACAGGAGAGGGTTATACCAAATGTCGAAACCCTTCTGAAGTTTAATGTAAGTAAAGCCACACTTCCGTCTGTGGTAGCACAATATCCTGAGATTATAGGTCTTGACCTGGAGCCGAAGCTTCTTCGGCAACAGAGTTTGCTTCATTCAGTTATTGAGTTGGGTCCTGAGGAGTTTGCTAGAGTTGTGGAGAAGATGCCACAAGTCATTAGCCTTAGTAGAATACCTATTGTGAAACATGTGGACTTCCTGAAGGAATGTGGTTTCTCCATGCAACAAGTGAGGGAGATGGTTGTGAGATGTCCCCATGTGCTTGCTTTGAATATTGACATTATGAAACTTTGCTTTGATTACTTCAAAATGGAGATGAAAAGGCCTTTGGATGATTTGGTTATTTTTCCAGCATTCTTCACATATGGTCTCGAGTCTACTATAAAGCCAAGACATAAAATAGTTGCCAAGAAGGAGTTGAAATGTTCACTATCATGGCTTCTTAACTGTTCAGATGACAAGTTTGAGCAAAGAATGGACTATGAGACCATTGACATGGAGGAGATGGAAATGCCATCATTTGACATGAATAATTTCATGGAACCTAGGAGTGATGAGACTGATTCCGAATATGAGGATGACAGTGAAGATGAGGACATCTAG
- the LOC8285856 gene encoding transcription termination factor MTERF4, chloroplastic isoform X2: MLKMGSYAGITRPSFLLVHSDLPILIYGKPKLKSVLPLGIPRDNTRRMSLITKIRCSIAERTFKSSSTDSSTPKMKNVRLGRKQRGSSSLYTSPSLLDMKNNKIANRAKVYEFLQSIGIVPDELDGLELPVTVEVMRERVDFLHQLGLTIEDINNYPLVLGCSVKKNMIPVLDYLGKLGVRKSSFTEFLRRYPQVLHASVVVDLAPVVKYLQGMDIKPNDIPRVLEKYPEVMGFKLEGTMSTSVAYLVGIGVARREIGGILTRYPEILGMRVGRVIKPFVEYLESLGIPRLAVARLIEKRPYILGFELQERVIPNVETLLKFNVSKATLPSVVAQYPEIIGLDLEPKLLRQQSLLHSVIELGPEEFARVVEKMPQVISLSRIPIVKHVDFLKECGFSMQQVREMVVRCPHVLALNIDIMKLCFDYFKMEMKRPLDDLVIFPAFFTYGLESTIKPRHKIVAKKELKCSLSWLLNCSDDKFEQRMDYETIDMEEMEMPSFDMNNFMEPRSDETDSEYEDDSEDEDI; encoded by the coding sequence ATGCTGAAGATGGGAAGCTATGCTGGCATTACCAGACCCAGTTTTTTGCTTGTACATTCAGATTTACCCATTCTTATATATGGTAAACCAAAGTTAAAATCTGTGCTACCTCTTGGCATTCCTAGGGACAACACAAGGAGGATGAGCTTGATTACGAAAATTCGGTGTTCAATTGCTGAGAGAACATTCAAATCAAGTTCTACAGATTCATCTACGCccaaaatgaaaaatgttCGTTTGGGTCGGAAGCAAAGAGGTTCCTCATCCCTATATACTAGTCCTAGTTTGCtagatatgaaaaataacaagatAGCAAATCGCGCCAAGGTTTATGAATTCTTACAGAGTATTGGTATTGTCCCTGATGAGCTTGATGGGTTAGAACTTCCTGTCACGGTTGAGGTCATGAGGGAACGTGTGGATTTCCTCCATCAATTAGGTCTTACTATCGAAGACATTAACAACTATCCTCTTGTTCTTGGCTGCAGTGTGAAAAAGAACATGATTCCTGTCCTTGACTATCTTGGCAAATTGGGTGTTAGGAAATCCTCTTTCACAGAGTTCTTGAGAAGATACCCACAAGTGCTTCATGCTAGTGTCGTTGTAGACCTTGCTCCAGTGGTCAAGTATCTTCAAGGGATGGATATTAAACCAAATGATATTCCTCGGGTGCTTGAGAAATACCCAGAAGTTATGGGGTTCAAGCTTGAAGGAACCATGAGCACATCAGTGGCTTATTTGGTTGGAATTGGAGTGGCAAGGAGAGAAATTGGAGGTATTTTAACTAGATACCCTGAGATTTTGGGTATGCGAGTTGGCCGAGTAATCAAGCCTTTTGTTGAGTATCTTGAAAGTTTGGGTATTCCTAGACTAGCTGTAGCTAGACTGATAGAAAAACGGCCATACATCCTTGGGTTTGAATTACAGGAGAGGGTTATACCAAATGTCGAAACCCTTCTGAAGTTTAATGTAAGTAAAGCCACACTTCCGTCTGTGGTAGCACAATATCCTGAGATTATAGGTCTTGACCTGGAGCCGAAGCTTCTTCGGCAACAGAGTTTGCTTCATTCAGTTATTGAGTTGGGTCCTGAGGAGTTTGCTAGAGTTGTGGAGAAGATGCCACAAGTCATTAGCCTTAGTAGAATACCTATTGTGAAACATGTGGACTTCCTGAAGGAATGTGGTTTCTCCATGCAACAAGTGAGGGAGATGGTTGTGAGATGTCCCCATGTGCTTGCTTTGAATATTGACATTATGAAACTTTGCTTTGATTACTTCAAAATGGAGATGAAAAGGCCTTTGGATGATTTGGTTATTTTTCCAGCATTCTTCACATATGGTCTCGAGTCTACTATAAAGCCAAGACATAAAATAGTTGCCAAGAAGGAGTTGAAATGTTCACTATCATGGCTTCTTAACTGTTCAGATGACAAGTTTGAGCAAAGAATGGACTATGAGACCATTGACATGGAGGAGATGGAAATGCCATCATTTGACATGAATAATTTCATGGAACCTAGGAGTGATGAGACTGATTCCGAATATGAGGATGACAGTGAAGATGAGGACATCTAG
- the LOC8285857 gene encoding auxin-binding protein T85, producing MVDRRKIERKMGWRFLSFLFLSLIVLSETTTNASQCPIKGLPLVRNISKLSEDSYGRGGLSHITVAGSALHGMKEVEVWLQTFSPGSHTPIHRHSCEEIFVVLKGSGTLYLASSSHEKFPGKPQEYFIFPNSTFHIPVNDAHQVWNTNEHEDLQVLVVISRPPVKVFIYDDWFMPHIAAKLKYPYYWDEQCLQVQAPPKDEL from the exons ATGGTAGATAGAAGAAAAATCGAGAGAAAAATGGGATGGCGTTTCTTGAGTTTTCTCTTCCTAAGTTTGATCGTATTATCTGAAACTACCACAAATGCTTCTCAATGCCCAATCAAGG GTTTGCCACTTGTGAGGAATATTAGTAAGCTTTCAGAGGATAGTTATGGAAGAGGAGGTTTGTCTCACATAACTGTTGCTGGTTCTGCCTTGCATGGCATGAAAGAG GTGGAGGTGTGGCTTCAAACATTTTCTCCAGGTTCACATACACCAATCCACAGACACTCATGCGAAGAAATTTTTGTTGTTCTGAAAGGAAGTGGCACTCTCTATCTTGCTTCAAGTTCACATGAGAAGTTTCCTGGAAAACCACaagaatattttatctttcctAATAGCACATTCCATATCCCTGTCAATGATGCTCACCAG gTATGGAATACAAATGAACATGAGGACTTGCAAGTGCTTGTTGTAATATCACGTCCACCAGTCAAAGT GTTCATATATGATGATTGGTTCATGCCTCATATTGCTGCAAAATTGAAGTATCCATACTATTGGGACGAACAGTGTCTTCAAGTTCAAGCACCTCCAAAAGATGAGCTCTGA
- the LOC8285858 gene encoding exosome complex component RRP4 homolog — protein MREIQLPLNQTQKIRLQRALQQLESLHSKVHSDASVTVADTIPISLEDGNILKGHGTAERDGEVVATTCGVVERVNMLVYVRSLRSRYKPEVGDIIVGRVIEVAQKRWKLEINFSQDAVLMLSSMNLPDGIQRRRTALDELNMRNVFEENDVVCAEVRNFQNDGSLQLQARSQKYGKLEKGQLLTVSPYLVKRQKQHFHHLVQYDVDLILGCNGFIWVGEHVDARDSMVEDQVNETEDQDTKSNKTFEEVPLETRRNICRIANAVRVLSTLGFSLTLEVILETFSLSSTLNLGIDEMPGPEFHVLVAEKEAERRSSLTKKKR, from the exons ATGAGAGAAATACAGCTACCCTTGAATCAAACACAGAAGATAAGACTACAAAGAGCTCTTCAACAGCTCGAATCTTTACATTCTAAAGTGCATTCCGATGCTTCCGTCACCGTCGCTGACACTATCCCTATCAGCCTCGAAGACGGCAATATTCTCAA GGGACATGGAACCGCAGAGCGCGACGGTGAAGTGGTGGCCACGACGTGTGGAGTGGTTGAGCGCGTTAACATGCTAGTTTATGTACGGTCTTTACGTTCCAG GTACAAGCCTGAGGTTGGTGATATTATTGTGGGGCGGGTAATTGAG GTTGCACAAAAGCGATGGAAATTGGAAATTAATTTCAGTCAAGATGCTGTTTTGATGCTTTCTTCAATGAACTTGCCTGATGGTATTCAG aggCGGAGAACTGCTCTGGATGAACTTAACATGCGTAATGTTTTTGAGGAGAATGATGTTGTTTGT GCTGAAGTTCGTAATTTTCAGAATGATGGCAGTTTACAGCTGCAAGCAAGAAGTCAGAAGTATGGAAAG CTTGAGAAGGGTCAACTGCTGACAGTCTCTCCTTATCTAGTGAAAAGGCAAAAACAACACTTCCATCATCTAGTACAGTATGATGTTGATTTGATACTTGGATGCAATGGATTTATATGGGTCGGCGAACATGTTGATGCCAGAGACAGTATGGTAGAAGATCAAGTAAACGAAACTGAAGACCAGGATACgaaatcaaataaaacttttgaAGAGGTACCACTAGAGACAAGACGGAACATATGCCGCATTGCGAATGCTGTCCGTGTATTATCAACTTTAGGCTTCAGTTTAACTTTGGAAGTGATATTGGAGACTTTTAGCTTGAGTAGCACATTGAATTTAGGCATAGATGAGATGCCTGGGCCAGAATTCCATGTTTTGGTAGCAGAGAAAGAGGCTGAGCGGAGGAGTTCATTGACAAAAAAGAAGAGATGA